A single window of Plasmodium reichenowi strain SY57 chromosome 14, whole genome shotgun sequence DNA harbors:
- a CDS encoding acid phosphatase, putative, with protein sequence MDEGKKKSKTRKHITSLDEEKLFDNISKDDCGIIKKFTLGVCAMESKVESAPMECILKRLAKSGDFHIIKFKEDMILNHDIDCWPIVDCLIAFYSTGFPLKKAIEYVKKYKPITLNNLEKQMILRSRLQIYEELKKWRVPHANYVVVDHDTVKRGEHVFEEYYDYIVYDNIRLNKPFIEKPINADNHNNWIYYPKNTGGGCKKLFRKVKDRSSEYCPEIHKVRTNGTYIYEEFLSTFGTDIKVYTVGQMFAHAEARKSPALDGKVCRTSDGKEVRYAVILSEAEKIIAYRIVEAFQQTVCGFDILRTTMGPFVCDVNGWSFVKGNIKYYNDCAHILRAMFLAKLEEKYNIIPRDLADNWYNIENEEEVLRKTFRQPDDLHCSHHEELCSVIIVMRHGDRKPKQKMKFFTTKPLILDYFNSEENLYNVISNRYAHDDTIKINNNELHTTNYNTQDVLKYNGKLDHTINQYKSTHKNHSNSKTFNYSSQNNCSNKCNGNINDHTQKDIKIPCAHHEPFPNNSTNTNKENINENNKSCENSKSCENSKSCENSKSCENSKSCENSKSCENSKSCENSKSCENSKSCENNNDNQNNCTCIDKNKPIKDLNNQDKTDTFLLSDNKTVNEKNSSNNKNINTDTCNTSTQTDEVKQANLYKSYTKKEIKFKSPEELEDLFLRNNVILNDIEKEFKLIKEQLYNIQQKLEKDDINQKHGQKLDATSEKEGLTMFTMKDKNNENVDDKKEIPHRKKSSHDHDENDNNNASGTCNNNNNTIGTCNNNNNTIGTCNNNNNISGTCNNNNNNTSSTCNNNTCNNNTCNNNTCNSCSNIKLNVHCKNKHGEEERCNTCSGKDALNLMTKEELEIKRGEYELMIENHKTLQKILERGDGFTGINRKIQLKPVDFIIVNDKVIVTRILVVAKWGGELTRMGRRQSENLGKRFRATLYPGDSDGLLRLHSTFRHDFKIFTSDEGRCQITSAAFTKGFLDLDGELTPILVAMVIRNSKAHSLLDDNNPCLERSECKEYIDEILNKNNDIDEDLLKKLTPGKNARGFRESLRKISNFYELMDKVRTTIYEFLKSLNQEVQKWLNLFPYDEYALYVIDILHEIQVRWKSLTKMWYKKNKNKYDTSKIPDIVDNVRFDLIHHHSYLGSGLDKAFEIYNQIEPLANFISQAEYGITPQDKVKIGVHIVGKLLRKLIHDVTYYRDEEERNKKNNKGNNVLKNALHISYMNPFYFKKTDELQKKDKDQHQRDTSKNFNMCKYDTKQNFLDNFLFKRDNNEINKKVETNNKSNIINHNSHILYNTNDKKENTINDVMQETTIQTIHDQKSDNMYKYEHGKNKEDIIKHVDININDGNNMNDGNNMNDGNNMNDGNNINDGNNMNDGNNINDGNNINDGNNINDGNNNNNMEEGDETKKLVIEKEENTFNNEKNKHLDKSYLRCASICSENCKRNLITQNEYPRKDKLEKCSSLTEKYVPDISTNIIKNRKECICKNNLYDNEKKNNSLYRCDDLICNMKYSENVNGTNSEPSNSKRVLNKALCVGGYSNGINNNNNVNGNPKNINDDNNINDNNNNNNNNNNNNNNNNNNNNNNNNNNNNNNNNNNYCNNNYNNNSTSTFLDTNIGESYNELKNYKSTVTYNTNVKDIYTPKLINKKEALVINSSDLWAHQNKYRKENNEKQKMKKIKNMIDNDFNEKKEDSNDRGVSYKYSENFLKKESGSYFMRTIEDSDKRHKTKIDEEQLDSTSNVHEKTNELKNSGSLENKENKEYTQNKEYKQNKEYTQNKEYKQNKEYTQNKEYNDEHGNNLINDVKGDHMKGTNVDEKDKEKTKNGCSELDTNNIKEDTDVNINRKENPNDENVNGEVDIEAEADAEADIDVDEDEEEHEHDDDEDIIRLKETDARRLGIRSPWRMVRSRYYVTSASHMISLLNILIHAKKADNTISQNIIDNDSFKSVSDVTDLHYLSHLVFRVWERKHLKRDDSNRFRIEILFSSGAKDGFGQNYELLEKDAKAQQQKYERHFNKYFDDTKRINVDKNLGATTGAVNSADTQNGTTKHQGNNTVTDTQNGTTKRMGNNTVIDTQNGTTKRMGNNTVIDTQNGTMSDTHNNTIIETGNVQENYKNMNNHLNNNNLEESDTNRSHVRAEEYINMTTRENENVKNKNDSNNMKDINRNGTKIGDTCEEKYEVENLENKDKSIINDKNNINCVINTNNCYSVREEKGNFVSAEGVSNNNIMNKKEIRIEHDKNIRSEHFSNSVDEIILNNNKKKNNMNLNILNKEIKKSSLHSISNSSVNPFVFDSLNVFRRDNEVKSPHIINYNKREASYGFGCLNEKKMDSINNNLSRAGSYMVRSISSNLRKKSKQKDILKLDYDKKEKEDITKENLLTYENEYINNSSNEINSKSYRSYSCISDRSYYRNKKEFEIGNEELNRKNKLNAFNHIMDNDKLKNQFIRKHTLEINHIDNNDNNNNKKNNENNNENNNNNKNNNENNNENNNNNNNNNNNNNNSNNNNNNNSSNNNNNSNNNNNNSSNNKNNNLNSNNNNNIYQDKKKVNLFSHVYEHFNENKKNATSNLKFFYKTYMPDYEKIIENDKKAETFDVPPYCELAPLIVLTKNCQLSTFENILTKLLNNYSKNTKNKDKNKMDKVSKNKTK encoded by the coding sequence ATGGATGAAGGGAAGAAAAAAAGCAAAACTAGAAAACATATAACTTCTTTAGATGAAGAGAAATTATTTGATAACATTTCAAAAGATGATTGTggtataataaaaaagtttACATTAGGAGTATGTGCTATGGAAAGCAAAGTTGAGAGTGCTCCAATGGAATGTATCTTGAAGCGTTTAGCAAAGAGTGGTgattttcatataataaaatttaaagaGGATATGATATTAAATCATGATATAGATTGTTGGCCTATTGTAGATTGTTTAATAGCTTTTTATTCTACTGGTTTTCCTTTAAAGAAAGCTATTGAATATGTAAAGAAATACAAGCCTATaacattaaataatttagaAAAGCAGATGATATTACGATCAAGattacaaatatatgaggaattaaaaaaatggagAGTACCTCATGCTAATTACGTTGTTGTAGATCATGATACAGTAAAAAGAGGAGAACATGTATTTGAAgaatattatgattatatagtgtatgataatataagaTTAAATAAACCATTTATAGAAAAACCAATAAATGCTGATAATCATAACAATTGGATATATTATCCAAAGAATACAGGAGGTGGttgtaaaaaattatttcgTAAAGTTAAGGATAGGAGTAGTGAATATTGTCCAGAAATACATAAGGTTCGAACTAATggaacatatatatatgaagaatTTTTATCTACATTTGGAACAGATATTAAAGTGTATACTGTAGGTCAAATGTTTGCACATGCAGAAGCAAGGAAATCTCCAGCTTTGGATGGAAAGGTATGTAGAACATCTGACGGAAAGGAAGTTAGATATGCTGTTATTTTATCAGAAGCGGAAAAAATTATAGCTTATAGAATAGTTGAAGCTTTTCAACAAACTGTTTGTGGATTTGATATCTTAAGAACTACTATGGGTCCATTTGTTTGTGATGTTAATGGATGGTCCTTTGTTAAAggtaatataaaatattataatgattgTGCTCATATATTAAGAGCAATGTTTCTAGCCAAattagaagaaaaatataatattattccAAGAGATTTAGCTGATAATTGGTATAATATcgaaaatgaagaagaagTATTAAGAAAAACGTTTAGACAACCAGATGATTTACATTGTTCACATCATGAAGAATTATGTTCTGTAATTATTGTTATGAGACATGGAGATAGAAAACcaaaacaaaaaatgaaattttTTACAACTAAACCATTAATTCttgattattttaattcagaagaaaatttatataatgttatatCAAATAGATATGCTCATGATGATACcattaaaataaataataatgaattaCATACAACTAATTATAATACACAAGatgttttaaaatataatggTAAACTTGATCATACCATTAATCAATATAAAAGTACTCATAAAAATCATTCTAATAGTAAGACATTTAATTATAGTTCTCAAAACAATTGCTCAAATAAATGTAACggtaatataaatgatcatacacaaaaagatataaaaataccCTGTGCTCATCATGAACCCTTTCCTAATAATTCAACTAACACaaataaggaaaatataaatgaaaataataaatcatgTGAAAATAGCAAATCATGTGAAAATAGCAAATCGTGTGAAAATAGCAAATCATGTGAAAATAGCAAATCGTGTGAAAATAGCAAATCATGTGAAAATAGCAAATCATGTGAAAATAGCAAATCGTGTGAAAATAGCAAATCAtgtgaaaataataacGATAATCAAAACAATTGTACATGtattgataaaaataaaccCATTAAAGATCTTAATAATCAAGATAAAACAGATACCTTTCTCCTATCAGATAACAAAACGGtgaatgaaaaaaattcctcaaataataaaaatataaacacaGATACATGCAACACATCTACCCAAACAGATGAAGTCAAACAAGCCAATTTGTATAAATCTTATACCAAAAAAGAAATCAAGTTTAAATCACCAGAAGAGTTAGAGGACCTTTTCCTAAGAAATAATGTTATATTGAATGATATAGAAAAGGAATTTAAACTAATAAAAGAGCAACTTTATAATATCCAACAAAAATTGGAAAAGGATGATATTAATCAAAAGCATGGACAAAAATTAGATGCAACGAGTGAAAAGGAGGGTTTGACTATGTTCACCATgaaagataaaaataatgaaaatgtgGATGATAAAAAGGAAATCCCCCATAGGAAGAAATCGAGCCATGATCatgatgaaaatgataataataatgcaAGCGGTacatgtaataataataataatacaatcggtacatgtaataataataataatacaatcggtacatgtaataataataataatataagcggtacatgtaataataataataataatacaagCAGCActtgtaataataatacttgtaataataatacttgtaataataatacttgTAATAGTTGtagtaatataaaattaaatgtCCATTGTAAGAATAAACATGGCGAAGAGGAAAGGTGCAACACATGCTCAGGAAAGGATGCACTTAATTTAATGACAAAAGAAGAAttagaaataaaaagagGAGAATACGAATTGATGATTGAAAATCATAAAAcattacaaaaaatattagaaAGAGGTGATGGTTTTACAGGTATAAATAGAAAGATACAATTAAAGCCTGTAGATTTCATTATTGTAAACGATAAAGTTATAGTAACTAGGATACTTGTTGTTGCTAAATGGGGAGGTGAATTAACAAGAATGGGAAGAAGACAATCTGAAAATTTGGGTAAACGATTTAGAGCTACTTTATATCCAGGTGATTCAGATGGTTTATTAAGGTTACATTCAACATTTAGACAtgattttaaaatttttacaTCAGATGAAGGTAGATGTCAAATAACATCTGCTGCATTTACAAAAGGTTTTTTAGATTTAGATGGAGAATTAACACCGATTTTAGTAGCAATGGTTATAAGAAATTCTAAAGCACATAGTTTATTAGATGATAATAATCCATGTTTAGAAAGATCAGAATGTAAAGAATATATTgatgaaatattaaataaaaacaatgATATCGATGaagatttattaaaaaagttAACACCTGGAAAAAATGCAAGAGGATTTAGAGAATCATTAAGAAAAATTTctaatttttatgaattaATGGATAAGGTTAGAACAACAATATATGAATTCTTAAAAAGTTTAAATCAAGAAGTACAGAAATGGTTAAATTTATTTCCATATGATGAGTATGCTTTATATGttatagatatattacATGAGATACAAGTTCGATGGAAATCCTTAACAAAAATGtggtataaaaaaaataaaaataaatatgatacTTCAAAAATTCCAGATATTGTAGATAATGTACGTTTTGATTTAATACATCATCATTCATATCTAGGTAGTGGTTTAGATAAAGcttttgaaatatataatcaaaTTGAACCACTAGCCAATTTTATTTCACAAGCTGAATATGGTATTACACCTCAAGACAAAGTGAAGATTGGTGTGCACATTGTAGGAAAATTATTAAGAAAATTAATACATGATGTAACATATTATAGagatgaagaagaaagaaataaaaaaaataacaaagGAAATAATGTTCTCAAAAATGCTTTacatatttcatatatgaatccattttattttaaaaaaacagacgaattacaaaaaaaggataaagACCAACATCAAAGGGATACATccaaaaattttaatatgtgTAAATATGATACGAAGCAAAATTTTCTGGACAATTTCCTATTCAAAAGGGATAAcaatgaaataaataagaaagttgaaacaaataataaaagcaatataataaatcataattctcatatattatataatacaaatgataaaaaggaaaatacAATAAATGATGTTATGCAGGAAACAACTATACAAACTATTCATGATCAAAAAAGTGATAACATGTATAAATATGAGCATGGAAAAAATAAGGAGGATATAATCAAACATgtagatataaatataaacgATGGCaacaatatgaatgatggcaacaatatgaatgatggcaacaatatgaatgatggcaacaatataaatgatggcaacaatatgaatgatggcaacaatataaatgatggcaacaatataaatgatggcaacaatataaatgatggcaacaataataataatatggagGAGGGGGATGAGACCAAGAAATTGGTTAttgaaaaagaagaaaatacctttaataatgaaaaaaataaacatttaGATAAATCCTATTTAAGATGCGCTAGTATATGTTCAGAAAATTGTAAAAGAAATTTAATAACACAAAATGAATATCCAAGAAAAGATAAGTTAGAAAAATGTTCTTCGTTAACGGAAAAATATGTACCAGATATATCTAcgaatataataaagaatagAAAAGAatgtatatgtaaaaataatttatatgataatgaaaaaaaaaacaattcATTATATAGATGTGATGAtttaatatgtaatatgaaatattcAGAAAACGTTAATGGAACCAATTCAGAACCTAGTAATTCTAAACGAGTGTTAAATAAGGCCTTGTGTGTAGGAGGATACAGCAATGGCattaataacaacaataatgTAAACGGTAATCCTAAAAATATTAAcgatgataataatataaacgataataataataataataataataataataataataataataataataacaataataataataacaataataacaataataataataacaataataataataattattgtaacaataattataataacaattcAACATCGACATTTTTAGATACCAATATAGGAGAAAGTTATAACGAactaaaaaattataaaagcACCGTTACCTATAATACTAATgttaaagatatatataccCCCAAATTAATCAACAAAAAAGAAGCCTTAGTTATTAACTCCTCAGATTTATGGGCACAccaaaataaatatagaaaggaaaataatgagaaacaaaaaatgaaaaaaataaaaaatatgatagATAATGATTTcaatgaaaaaaaagaagattCTAATGATCGAGGTGTCTCATATAAGTATAgtgaaaattttttaaaaaaagaaagtgGTTCCTATTTTATGAGAACCATAGAAGATTCCGATAAAAGacataaaacaaaaattgATGAAGAGCAACTGGATTCTACTTCTAATGTACAtgaaaaaacaaatgaattaaaaaatagCGGAAGtttagaaaataaagaaaataaagaatatacacaaaataaagaatataaacaaaataaagaatatacacaaaataaagaatataaacaaaataaagaatatacacaaaataaagaatataatgatgaacATGGGAacaatttaataaatgatgTTAAAGGAGATCATATGAAAGGTACCAATGTGgatgaaaaagataaagaaaaaactAAAAATGGATGCAGTGAGTTagatacaaataatataaaagaagatacagatgtaaatataaatagaaaagaaaatccaaatgatgaaaatgtAAATGGTGAGGTCGATATTGAAGCTGAGGCTGATGCCGAGGCTGATATTGATGTGGATgaagatgaagaagaaCATGAACATGATGACGATGAAGATATAATTCGATTAAAAGAAACAGATGCTAGAAGGTTAGGTATAAGGTCACCTTGGAGAATGGTAAGGTCACGATATTATGTAACATCAGCATCTCATATgatatcattattaaatattttaatacatGCTAAAAAAGCAGATAATACTATAAGTCAAAATATTATCGATAATGATTCATTTAAAAGTGTAAGTGATGTTACAGATTTGCATTACTTATCACATCTAGTTTTTAGAGTATGGGAAAGAAAACATCTCAAGAGAGATGATAGTAATAGATTCCgtatagaaatattatttagCTCAGGGGCAAAAGATGGATTTGGTCAAAATTATGAATTGTTAGAAAAGGATGCAAAGGCTCAACaacaaaaatatgaaaggcattttaataaatattttgatgATACCAAGAGGATTAATGTAGACAAGAATTTAGGTGCAACAACAGGAGCGGTAAATTCTGCTGATACGCAAAATGGTACCACGAAACATCAAGGTAATAATACTGTGACAGATACGCAAAATGGTACCACGAAACGTATGGGTAATAATACTGTGATAGATACGCAAAATGGTACCACGAAACGTATGGGTAATAATACTGTGATAGATACGCAAAATGGTACTATGAGTGATACACATAATAATACTATCATAGAAACAGGAAATGTGCAGGAgaattacaaaaatatgaataaccatttgaataataataatttagaAGAGAGTGATACTAATAGAAGTCATGTCCGAGCGGAGgaatacataaatatgaCTACTAgagaaaatgaaaatgtgAAGAACAAGAATGACTCTAATAATATGAAGGATATAAATAGGAATGGTACAAAAATTGGTGATACATGtgaagaaaaatatgagGTGGAaaatttagaaaataaggataagtctattataaatgacaagaataatataaattgtgtaattaatacaaataattgTTATAGCGTTAGAGAGGAAAAAGGAAATTTTGTTTCAGCAGAAGGGGTAtctaataataacataatGAATAAGAAAGAAATTAGAATAGAACACGATAAGAATATAAGGAGTGAACATTTTTCTAATAGTGTTgatgaaataatattaaataataataaaaaaaagaataatatgaatttgaatattttaaataaagaaataaaaaagagtAGTTTACATAGTATTTCTAATAGTTCTGTTAATCCATTTGTTTTTGATTCTTTGAATGTTTTTAGAAGAGACAATGAAGTGAAATCACctcatataataaattataataaaagagaAGCTTCCTATGGTTTTGGATGTTtgaatgaaaaaaaaatggattctattaataataatttaagtAGAGCAGGTAGTTATATGGTTAGGTCAATAAGTTCaaatttaagaaaaaaaagtaaacaaaaagatattttaaaattagATTATGacaaaaaggaaaaagaagatataacaaaagaaaatcttttaacatatgaaaatgaatatattaataatagtTCGAATGAAATAAATAGTAAATCATATCGAAGTTATTCATGTATTAGCGACAGATCATattatagaaataaaaaagaattcGAGATAGGAAATGAGGAACTTAATAGGAAAAATAAGTTAAATGCTTTTAATCATATCATGgataatgataaattaaaGAATCAGTTCATAAGAAAGCATACATTAGAAATTAATCATATcgataataatgataataataataataagaagaataatgagaataataatgagaataataataataataaaaataataatgagaataataatgagaataataataataataataataataataataataataataatagcaataataataataataataatagtagcaataataataataatagtaacaataataataataatagtagtaataataaaaataataatcttaatagtaataataataataatatttatcaaGACAAAAAGAAAGTTAATTTATTTTCGCATGTTTATGAACATTTcaatgaaaataaaaaaaatgctacttcaaatttaaaattcttctataaaacatatatgCCAGActatgaaaaaataatagagAATGATAAAAAAGCAGAAACGTTTGATGTACCACCTTATTGTGAATTGGCTCCTTTAATTGTATTAACAAAGAATTGTCAACTGTCAACCTTTGAAAATATTCTTACCAAACTTTTAAATAACTATTCTAAgaatacaaaaaataaggataaaaataaaatggataaggtttcaaaaaataaaacaaaataa
- a CDS encoding hypothetical protein (conserved Plasmodium protein, unknown function) encodes MEIGYMEVPNIKDIISNIEKSGLVLCISLNQKESESLISPSYYYIYVHRYMYLSNIIPKCLEFFKSFILPFYGNKFGVYFECIKKEQKKSLNNNNNNNITYTSTNNYEEKIVLDWRLPIGVLFDIYCDLDKSEKEYIRTHKKLNDTNINMNNKKNITICSNNELFLNHINIVKLKGTDKNYEKKSNERQNQKNIYDVNRNISTNTNNSSNVNHQQNYHKTDDDTLHKGDDILHTDDFINEKETKESTDKKKQINRNIKNEECERGKEAKNIIVENYYEENYMKEKKAIVENGKGPTENDVEENKKDINTHYDDIKLNNLDIYDDTTNFQYIQFIQNEKINNEWYNKQFVNISNKNIPWMLIVHFKGEEEYPLSIINKKYDEKNTHFKGDINILPYNNYIPLYKGFNNFEEYIINQLKKSNYILNKNNRALEILPQRIQKDILYSLKHFHIQKICSLYREYIDYNMLNFINYFNNSYIKKVQQVCDLNRYKDNSIQTNGKSSGKQNEENLCILKMDFHEEESPVIITHCKDIPNNDNENNNNNNNNNENNNNNEHNCHRNSYGVHLNENFINGQSQKNNILNIRTSYNNDHVSDTLQKDIQNDSSSIILENTKEQGDHKDFNNNLHNNEKYPNVYDILKDEKVHKDCPIILHIYGPPYNQILTKYPFLKLIHSNNNNDNNNNNDNNNDNNNDNNNNNDNNNNNNNNNNNNNNNNNNNNNNNNNNNNNNNNNNNNNNNNNNDNNNNNNNNDNNNNSNKYDGCKKYIQNVHLNTLGDFLHEQLPSFVRKIINKDEKNETSHILNKNDKDKYLNSETIYYFIEDEYLIFSPYMFIIVNGIQIPLNTPLYWLAANFSQFDHFLHITIRIPPY; translated from the coding sequence ATGGAGATAGGTTATATGGAAGTACctaatataaaagatatcattagtaatatagaaaaaagTGGATTAGTATTATGTATTTCTCTTAATCAAAAAGAATCAGAATCTCTTATTTCTCCATcgtattattatatatatgttcatagATATATGTACTTATCCAATATCATACCTAAATGTcttgaattttttaaatcttttatattaccATTTTATGGTAATAAATTTGGTGTATATTTTGAgtgtattaaaaaagaacaaaaaaagtcattaaataataataataataataatattacatatacaAGTACCAATaattatgaagaaaaaattgtCCTAGATTGGAGGTTACCAATTGGTGTATTGTTTGACATATATTGTGATTTAGATAAAAGTgaaaaggaatatataagaaCTCATAAGAAATTGAATGACActaatattaatatgaataataaaaaaaatataactaTATGTTCGaataatgaattatttctaaaccatataaatattgtaaaattaaaaggtacagataaaaattatgaaaaaaaatcaaatgaaagacaaaatcaaaaaaatatttatgatgTTAATAGGAACATATCTACCAACACAAATAATAGTTCAAATGTAAATCATCAACAAAATTATCATAAGACGGATGATGATACTTTACATAAGGGTGACGATATTTTACATACAGATGATTTTATAAATGAGAAAGAAACAAAAGAAAGTACtgacaaaaaaaaacaaattaatcgaaatataaaaaatgaagaatgTGAAAGGGGAAAAGAAgcaaaaaatattattgtggaaaattattatgaagAGAATTATATGAAAGAGAAAAAAGCAATTGTGGAAAATGGTAAAGGTCCTACAGAAAATGATGTAGAAGAAAATAagaaagatataaatacacattatgatgatataaaattaaataacCTTGATATTTATGATGATACAACAAACTTTCAATATATCCAATTTATCCagaatgaaaaaataaataacgAATGGTATAACAAACaatttgtaaatatatcaaataaaaatatccCATGGATGTTAATAGTTCATTTTAAAGGGGAAGAAGAATATCCACTTtctattataaataaaaaatatgatgaaaaaaatacacaTTTTAAAGGAGATATTAATATCTTaccatataataattatattccattatataaaggttttaataattttgaagagtatataataaaccaattaaaaaaatccaattatatattaaataaaaataatagagCATTAGAAATATTACCACAAAGAATTcaaaaagatatattatatagcTTGAAACATTTCCATATCCAAAAAATATGTTCATTGTATAGAGAATATATTGATTATAACATGctaaattttattaattattttaataatagttatataaaaaaagtgCAACAGGTATGTGATCTAAATCGATATAAGGATAATTCAATACAAACAAATGGAAAAAGTAGCGGTAAACAAAATGAGGAGAACTTAtgtattttaaaaatggaTTTTCACGAGGAAGAGTCTCCGGTGATAATAACACACTGTAAAGATATACctaataatgataatgaaaataataataataataataataataacgaaaataataataataatgaacaTAATTGTCATCGTAATAGTTATGGTGTCCATTTGaatgaaaattttataaatggCCAatcacaaaaaaataatatattaaatataagaacatcatataataatgatcaTGTTAGTGATACCCTACAAAAAGATATACAAAATGATTCCTCTTCTATAATATTAGAAAACACAAAAGAACAGGGTGATCACAAagattttaataataatttacatAACAATGAAAAGTATCCAAATGTATATGATATCttaaaagatgaaaaagTTCATAAAGATTGCCctattatattacatatttatgGACCTCCATATAATcaaatattaacaaaatatCCCTTTCTAAAACTAATAcattcaaataataataatgataataataataataatgataataataatgataataataatgataataataataataatgataataataataataataataataataataataataataataataataataataataataataataataataataataataataataataataataataataataataataataataataataataatgataataataataataataataataatgataataataataatagtaataagTATGATGGTTgtaagaaatatatacaaaatgtTCATCTTAACACGTTGGGAGATTTTCTTCATGAACAACTCCCATCATTTGTTCGCAAAATAATTAAcaaagatgaaaaaaatgaaacatcccatattttaaataaaaatgataaagataaatatttaaattcagaaacaatatattattttattgaaGATGAATACTTAATTTTTAGTCcatatatgtttattatagTTAATGGAATACAAATTCCTTTGAATACTCCTCTATATTGGCTAGCTGCCAACTTTTCTCAATTCGATCATTTTCTCCACATTACCATACGTATACCCCCCTATTAA